The following nucleotide sequence is from Tardiphaga sp. 709.
AAACATTCGGTAGCAATGGCCAGGGCGCGTGAACTGCTCGAACTGGTCGGTCTTCCACCTGACGCAGTGTCGCGCTATCCGCACCAGTTCTCCGGCGGCCAGCGCCAGCGCATCGCCATTGCGCGCGCGCTTGCCCTCGACCCGGAAGTGCTGGTGGCCGACGAAGCCGTCTCGGCCCTCGACGTCTCGGTGCAGGCGCAGGTGCTGCGGCTGCTCGACGACATCCAGACCCGGCTCGGCATTGCCATCCTGTTCATCACCCACGATCTGCGCGTCGCCGCCCAGATTTGCGACGACGTGGCCGTGATGCAGCATGGCCGGGTGGTGGAACAGGGCCCGGCGGCGGAAGTCCTCGCAAATCCGCAACAGGCCTATACGCGCCAGCTGCTTGACGCGGCGCCCGGACGAGGATGGGATTTCGCCAACTTCCGCGCGGTCGATGGCAGCACCACCGTGCCGGCGGCCTGAGCGCACACCGAAACTGACCCTGGATTCTGAATGACCCGTATCGCTGTCGGCGGCTTTCTGCACGAGACGAACACGTTTGCGCCGACCAAGGCGACCTATGAGGCCTTTGTACATGGCGGCGGCTGGCCGTCGATGACGCATGGCGCCGACGTCCTCAAGGTGATGCGCGGCATCAATGTCGGCCTCGCAGGCTTCATCGAGGAAGCCGAGACACGTGGCTGGGAGCTGATCCCGACCATCGCCTGCGGCGCGAGCCCTTCGGCGCATGTCACCAAGGACGCGTTCGAGCGCATCGTCGGCAAGATGATCGATGGCATCAGGGCAGCGCTGCCACTGGATGCGGTCTATCTCGATCTGCACGGCGCCATGGTCACCGAACATCTCGACGACGGCGAAGGCGAGATTGCGCGGCGCGTGCGCGAGGTGATCGGGCCGGACATTCCATTCGTGGTCAGTCTCGATCTCCACGGCAACATCTCGCCGGAGACGGTCGAATATACCGACGCGCTGATCGCCTATCGCACCTATCCGCATATCGACATGGCCGACACCGGCCGCGCCTGCGCACGTCACATGGACTTGCTGCTGGCCGGCAATCGCTTCGCCAAGGCATTCCGCCAATTGCCATTCCTGATTCCGATCAGCTGGCAATGCACCAATGACGAACCGACCAAAGGCATCTATCTCAAGCTCGCAGCGCTCGAAGACGACGAGATCCCGACACTCTCCTTTTGCCCCGGCTTTCCCGCAGCCGATTTCCCGCATTGCTGCCCGAGCGTGTTCGCCTATGGCGTCACGCAGGCCCATGCCGACGCAGCGGCTGATACGGTCGTCAAACTGGTGATGGGCCACGAGAACGACTTCGACGGCAAGATCTACAGGCCGGACGAAGGCGTGTTGCATGCCATGGAATTGGCGAAGACCCTCACCAAGCCGGTCGTCATCGCCGACACCCAGGACAATCCCGGCGCCGGCGGCGACAGCGACACCACCGGCATGCTGCGCGCGCTGGTGAAGAACAAGGCGATCAAGGCTGCCCATGGCGTGATCTACGATCCCGCCGCCGCGAAGGCTGCGCATGAAGCCGGCGAAGGCGCCACGGTCAAACTCTCCATCGGCGGCAAGTCGGGCATCCCCGGCGATGCGCCCTATGAGAACACGTTCGTGGTCGAGA
It contains:
- a CDS encoding M81 family metallopeptidase, with amino-acid sequence MTRIAVGGFLHETNTFAPTKATYEAFVHGGGWPSMTHGADVLKVMRGINVGLAGFIEEAETRGWELIPTIACGASPSAHVTKDAFERIVGKMIDGIRAALPLDAVYLDLHGAMVTEHLDDGEGEIARRVREVIGPDIPFVVSLDLHGNISPETVEYTDALIAYRTYPHIDMADTGRACARHMDLLLAGNRFAKAFRQLPFLIPISWQCTNDEPTKGIYLKLAALEDDEIPTLSFCPGFPAADFPHCCPSVFAYGVTQAHADAAADTVVKLVMGHENDFDGKIYRPDEGVLHAMELAKTLTKPVVIADTQDNPGAGGDSDTTGMLRALVKNKAIKAAHGVIYDPAAAKAAHEAGEGATVKLSIGGKSGIPGDAPYENTFVVEKLSDGKFVAPGPYYGGRDMDMGLSACLRIDDVRVIISSHKAQLADQSMYRYVGIEPTEQNILVNKSSVHFRADFEPIAGKLLICAAPGAMPADTSVLPWKHLRPGIRLKPNGAPFTPQTSSPALVP